The nucleotide sequence TAATGTTTGCTGATATGGAACTTATCGGTATTCCACACACGATCGTGATTGGTGATCGTAACCTCGATAACAATCAAATCGAATATAAAGCACGTCGTAGTGATGATAAATCACTAGTCAATGTTGATGATGTTGTTGCCTTTATCAAAGAGCAACTCGCTTAATCATTAAGCCTCTTGACAATAAGAGGCTTCATTGAGCAACAAAAAACCCGCAAAAGCGGGTTTTTTATTAGGAATAGAATAACTAAAACTTAGCTTCTGCTACCACGATGATTTCCACAAGAACCATGACGATTAAAACGAGGTTTTTCATCTGCAACAACTAAAGCTCGGTCATATTGACCGTCTTCCATTGAAGGACGAATACTGTAATAACCATTTACTTCGAGGTAAACAGGTGTTCCACCCTCAACACCCGTTGAGAAATAGCCTTTTTCCAATTCAATACCACTAGCTGCGTAAACACGCCCTGATTGGCAATCTTTAAACGTACCTGCATCAGCAAAATAAGTGAACTCGCCGGCAAGCTGTTTAGGTTGAACCTTAGCTAAAGTATAATTTAGTTCTGAATTAATAACATTGCCATCAATATCAAGCATGACTAATTTATCTTCACGAGGTAAATAATAGCTCTTCTCACCATAACTATTAGTCAATGTCAGCTTATCTTTACCTAATACCCATGTTCCTGATTCAAAGAAACTACGTTTATCATCAGGTGAACCTTGATAGCTTTGCTCCATAACATAAGAGCCATCTTGATTAACAAGAATTGTCGTGTCGATGCCAGAGCAATCGGCACAAGGCAGAATACTGTTGTAAGTTTGGTCTACAATTTTTCCATCAAGTGATAAGCCAATATTATTTTGGCAACCTGACAGTATAAATAACCCAGCAGCAACGGCTGCAAATAAAAATTTTTTCCCCATCATCGACTCCCTACATTCTGGGTACTTTTTAATAAATCATTCTCTATATGATTCTAACATTTTTTAAAATAAAAGGGGGCAATAAAACAAGCTTTAAGATAAATGCACCCATAATTGTTAATTATTTCTCAAATCACTTCGAATAAAGAACTATTTCAGAAAATTATTATAATAACTATTGTGCTCACATCGAATAACAGCATAATGATTTTATTCTGAATTATTCACTGGCGGCAACACCGCCACGAAAGAGTGGTGAGGGAATATGTCAACAAATACAGAATATCAACCAATTAACTGTGATGATTATGAGTATCTGGAGTTAGCATGTCAGCGTGGTTTAGCACTCCATATTGAACTGCATGATGGTGAGCTTATTGAAGGTGTTGCGGATGACCTTTTCTTAAGCAAGAAAGTTGAATACCTAAAAGTCAAAACGTCTGAAGGCTCTAAAGATTTACGACTGGATGTTATTGCCAGTTTTTCTAATCCCGAACTTGGGACAATTGTTATAAAATCGGAATAACCGAATAAAGAACAACCGCCAACCGGCGGTTGTTCATTCATGAGCCTTTCGCCACTCAATAGTAATAGCGTGTTCTGATGTTGCTTTTCCCTCAAAAGTAACAAATGTGTCAATAGCTGCAATTAACGTATCATTATAATAAATCAAAGGGATCCGGGTTCTACGCCAAGGTGCAACTTCAAGCTCTTGCCAAATCTTTTTACTATGTCGAGCATGCTCTCGCCCTACAATACGTAAAGATGCTTGTGTTAAACCAAAACGCACAGTGACTTTTTCATCACTCGAAGGCTTTCTGACAGTGTTTTTTCCAATTTCGGCTACGAGTGATAGAGCACCTAATCCATTAGGTAAACATAAAGGCTCATTGAGCGACCACTCAATAGCATGCTCAGCAGGCTCTTTAATGATTGGAACTAGATAAAGGCGCTGTTTATAACGTCTGACTTCATCTTGATAAAATTGTAATCTAGGTTCGGCATCCGCTTTGGCTAAAGCCACTTCTTGCCATAGTCGTAATATTTGTTGTCTTGAAGGCATG is from Proteus columbae and encodes:
- the rof gene encoding Rho-binding antiterminator, coding for MSTNTEYQPINCDDYEYLELACQRGLALHIELHDGELIEGVADDLFLSKKVEYLKVKTSEGSKDLRLDVIASFSNPELGTIVIKSE
- the nlpE gene encoding envelope stress response activation lipoprotein NlpE (NlpE, an outer membrane lipoprotein, interacts directly with CpxA, the sensor histidine kinase of the Cpx system for response to envelope stress.); translated protein: MMGKKFLFAAVAAGLFILSGCQNNIGLSLDGKIVDQTYNSILPCADCSGIDTTILVNQDGSYVMEQSYQGSPDDKRSFFESGTWVLGKDKLTLTNSYGEKSYYLPREDKLVMLDIDGNVINSELNYTLAKVQPKQLAGEFTYFADAGTFKDCQSGRVYAASGIELEKGYFSTGVEGGTPVYLEVNGYYSIRPSMEDGQYDRALVVADEKPRFNRHGSCGNHRGSRS